One part of the Candidatus Cloacimonadota bacterium genome encodes these proteins:
- a CDS encoding DNA polymerase IV, which yields MKNNISRKIIHVDMDAFFAAVEIRDHPEYKGKPLIVGGSPNSRGVVSTCSYEARKYGIHSAMSSAKAYKLCPQAIFVHGRFDAYREASDQIRKIFFEYTDLVQPVSIDEAYLDVTSNKKNIRSATHIAREIKQKIFEKTKLTASAGVSYNKFLAKIGSDMDKPDGLVVIPPEKAAEILENLPIRKFHGIGKAGEKNMKKIGIKTGADLKKWSLKDLIKHFGKMGSHYYYIVRGIDNSEVTTDRIRKSLGTERTFAEDLNDKVKLLEFLEKSADKISSKMKKEKFRARTLTLKIKFANFDVITKSKTLTSGFDDFQIIRNYAQELLLENFNERRKIRLLGISVSNLVWENNKKNEQITLPFYHSSPMLVE from the coding sequence ATGAAAAACAATATTTCCAGGAAAATCATCCATGTTGATATGGATGCTTTTTTTGCTGCAGTCGAGATCAGAGATCATCCTGAATATAAAGGAAAACCTTTGATAGTTGGAGGCTCTCCAAATAGTCGTGGGGTGGTTTCCACCTGCTCTTATGAAGCCCGTAAATATGGAATTCATTCGGCAATGTCGAGTGCTAAAGCATATAAACTCTGTCCGCAGGCAATTTTCGTGCATGGCAGGTTCGATGCTTATCGCGAAGCATCGGATCAGATCAGAAAAATTTTCTTTGAATATACGGATTTAGTGCAGCCTGTTTCTATCGATGAAGCCTATCTCGATGTAACTTCCAATAAAAAAAATATCAGATCGGCAACTCATATTGCCAGGGAGATCAAACAAAAGATCTTTGAAAAGACAAAACTTACTGCATCGGCGGGAGTTTCCTACAATAAATTTTTAGCAAAGATCGGTTCGGATATGGATAAACCGGATGGACTCGTTGTTATCCCACCTGAAAAAGCAGCAGAAATATTAGAAAATCTTCCCATCAGGAAATTTCACGGTATTGGAAAAGCCGGTGAAAAAAACATGAAAAAGATCGGGATTAAAACCGGAGCAGATCTGAAAAAATGGTCTCTGAAAGATCTGATCAAACATTTCGGAAAAATGGGAAGTCATTATTATTACATCGTGCGTGGAATCGATAACAGCGAAGTGACAACCGATAGGATCAGAAAATCTCTGGGAACTGAAAGGACATTTGCCGAAGATTTAAATGACAAAGTTAAATTACTTGAATTCCTGGAAAAAAGTGCAGATAAAATTTCTTCTAAAATGAAAAAGGAAAAATTCCGAGCAAGAACTCTTACTTTAAAGATCAAGTTTGCTAATTTCGATGTGATCACGAAAAGTAAAACACTGACTTCCGGTTTCGATGATTTTCAGATCATCAGGAATTATGCACAGGAACTGCTTCTGGAAAACTTTAACGAAAGAAGAAAAATCAGATTATTGGGAATCAGCGTCTCGAATCTAGTTTGGGAAAATAATAAAAAAAATGAGCAAATTACTTTACCGTTTTATCATTCAAGCCCGATGTTGGTGGAGTGA